One Ascaphus truei isolate aAscTru1 chromosome 9, aAscTru1.hap1, whole genome shotgun sequence genomic region harbors:
- the CCDC197 gene encoding uncharacterized protein CCDC197, which produces MHECEHGGPSRDHARCDLNLDSRKRNVFVTQLEEGRDEEENDVTQIPIIKEAASKILDTSKNTLQKTLVLKKEVEYDRVSEELLAKRQEYKVRMQTLDKKKEGFAQKQIECLDKAGKFERFLKDGEAKRRKAIVKYQTEAKQNGLRQTELEELAKQLGGMRARQQKLHEKLAKNTIYEDFLIKIVDNVPENYLEHGVDSPVRAIIRRHETLSITNESLVNSLTTLADEQERKQYQLETLQRRHDTSKLVMSLRTHPYSAGLFSNISVASSLISTIRKQIFRHPTLILQQNSASCV; this is translated from the exons ATGCATGAGTGTGAGCATGGGGGGCCGAGCAGGGACCATGCCAGGTGTGACCTGAACCTGGACAGCAGGAAGAGAAACGTCTTTGTGACTCAGCTGGAGGAGGGAAG GGATGAAGAGGAGAACGATGTTACACAAATACCTATAATAAAGGAG GCTGCCAGCAAGATTTTGGACACCAGTAAAAACACTCTACAAAAAACTTTGGTTTTGAAGAAAGAAGTTGAATATGATCGTGTCAGTGAGGAGCTTCTTGCTAAAAGGCAGGAATATAAAGTCCGGATGCAAACTTTAGACAAGAAGAAAGAAGGATTTGCGCAGAAACAGATAGAG TGTCTGGATAAAGCGGGCAAATTTGAGAGGTTTCTGAAAGACGGTGAAGCCAAAAGAAGAAAAGCGATTGTGAAATACCAGACAGAGGCAAAGCAGAACGGGTTACGGCAAACGGAGCTGGAGGAGCTGGCCAAACAGCTGGGGGGGATGAGAGCCAG GCAACAGAAGCTGCACGAAAAGCTGGCAAAGAACACAATCTATGAAGACTTCCTAATTAAAATAGTTGATAATGTTCCAGAAA ATTATCTGGAACACGGTGTGGACTCCCCAGTCAGAGCCATCATCAGGCGGCATGAAACTCTCTCCATCACCAACGAGAGCTTGGTGAACAGCCTCACCACCCTGGCGGATGAACAGGAGAGGAAACAGTACCAGCTTGAGACCCTTCAGCGGAGACATGATACCTCCAAGCTAGTAATGTCATTACGCACTCACCCCTATTCCGCGGGGCTCTTTAGTAACATTTCAGTTGCTTCCTCGTTAATTAGCACTATTAGGAAGCAAATCTTCCGGCATCCTACGCTTATTTTGCAACAGAATTCTGCCAGCTGTGTATAA